From the Rhodoferax mekongensis genome, one window contains:
- a CDS encoding molybdopterin-dependent oxidoreductase codes for MHTLISRFVTLSLSAVLVAGAASAQALEPAKGKVILTISGKVGEKNSPGGAAFDLAMIEKLPQQKFSAQTPWDKKPIAFQGPLLRDVLAAAKASGTTLKAAALNDYQTTIPADDANKFDVILAYKMNGELIPVRTKGPLFIVYPFDSKAELRSATYYERSAWQLKSLTVE; via the coding sequence ATGCATACCTTGATATCCCGTTTTGTCACCTTGTCCTTGTCTGCAGTGTTGGTGGCTGGTGCCGCCTCTGCGCAGGCCTTGGAACCTGCCAAGGGCAAAGTCATTCTGACCATTTCTGGCAAAGTTGGGGAGAAGAATTCCCCCGGCGGCGCCGCGTTCGATCTGGCCATGATCGAAAAACTGCCCCAGCAGAAGTTCAGTGCCCAGACTCCCTGGGACAAAAAGCCCATCGCTTTCCAGGGACCTCTGCTCCGTGACGTGCTTGCCGCAGCCAAGGCCAGCGGCACCACGTTGAAAGCCGCAGCACTCAATGACTACCAGACCACCATTCCCGCAGACGATGCCAACAAGTTCGACGTGATCCTTGCCTACAAGATGAACGGGGAATTGATTCCTGTTCGTACCAAGGGCCCGTTGTTTATCGTCTACCCGTTTGACAGCAAAGCAGAACTGCGCTCCGCGACTTACTATGAGCGCTCTGCTTGGCAACTCAAATCCCTGACGGTCGAGTAA
- a CDS encoding sensor histidine kinase codes for MATNFHQPSVNALFDAMPLPMITFGVNGVATFANRAARLHPGKPVEAMSGRIVIKNLAQAITLGRVKLPYTAEVGVADGKKLKGQFMAGPSGLDIAFVALPEEKDEAQAGPGAQSRMGLHQIIELLQDEVGPPIRKLTGLLGSLPESEEGNRLELAADELKERLRRLADLLAVFGEEAMLMDDRMDLGALVEQTLTDLKPKAMQARVRFEVKPPNGTLPPIYGNARLIKRALYECFDNALTHSRREVKAGVDCAVQISYTLTGEHVLISVRNQGAIAPEDKGIETRDLFAARSPTQANGRLGLPLVNRIVGLHGGSMRMSIVDGEDTRVMIQFPTGAPQRGQANLDMEQAQRYAADLAQLMQRRKKEDAT; via the coding sequence ATGGCAACCAACTTCCATCAACCGTCGGTCAACGCACTTTTTGACGCGATGCCCTTGCCCATGATTACGTTCGGAGTCAACGGTGTGGCGACCTTTGCCAACCGCGCAGCGCGTCTGCATCCCGGCAAGCCGGTCGAAGCGATGAGCGGGCGCATCGTGATCAAGAACTTGGCCCAGGCCATCACGCTAGGCAGGGTCAAACTCCCCTATACCGCCGAGGTTGGAGTGGCAGACGGCAAGAAACTCAAAGGGCAGTTCATGGCAGGCCCGTCCGGCCTGGATATCGCTTTCGTGGCGTTGCCGGAAGAAAAAGACGAAGCGCAGGCTGGCCCGGGCGCGCAGAGCCGCATGGGGCTGCACCAGATCATTGAGCTCTTGCAAGACGAAGTTGGCCCTCCCATCCGCAAGCTGACAGGCTTGCTGGGATCGCTTCCCGAAAGCGAAGAGGGCAACCGGCTGGAACTGGCCGCAGACGAGCTCAAAGAGCGGCTACGGCGCCTGGCGGACCTTCTCGCCGTGTTCGGGGAAGAAGCCATGTTAATGGATGACCGCATGGACCTGGGCGCGCTGGTAGAGCAAACGCTGACGGACCTTAAACCCAAGGCAATGCAAGCCCGCGTTCGGTTTGAAGTAAAGCCCCCGAATGGCACCTTGCCCCCCATTTACGGCAATGCCCGACTGATCAAGCGCGCGTTGTACGAATGCTTTGACAATGCCCTGACCCACTCACGCCGTGAGGTCAAGGCTGGCGTGGATTGCGCTGTACAGATCAGTTACACCCTGACTGGTGAGCATGTACTGATCAGTGTTCGCAACCAGGGCGCCATCGCCCCCGAAGACAAAGGCATTGAAACCCGCGATTTGTTCGCTGCCCGCAGCCCCACGCAAGCCAACGGCCGGCTCGGGCTACCCTTGGTGAACCGCATCGTCGGGTTGCATGGAGGCAGCATGCGCATGTCGATTGTGGACGGCGAGGACACCCGGGTCATGATCCAGTTCCCCACGGGCGCACCCCAGCGCGGACAAGCCAATTTGGATATGGAACAGGCCCAGCGCTACGCCGCAGACCTCGCCCAGTTGATGCAACGTCGCAAGAAGGAAGACGCAACATGA
- a CDS encoding response regulator transcription factor yields MKRKALIVDDQPDIRKLILMTMESEDFDLYEADNGETAWIVAQKLRPQLILLDVMMPGALDGYQVCEKVKADPALAGNTKVILLTARGQKTDIERGHEAGCDAYLVKPFSPIELLDTVDRLVP; encoded by the coding sequence ATGAAACGCAAAGCCCTGATCGTGGATGACCAGCCCGATATCCGCAAACTCATCTTGATGACCATGGAGAGCGAGGACTTCGATCTCTATGAAGCCGACAACGGTGAGACCGCGTGGATCGTGGCCCAGAAGCTGCGCCCCCAGCTCATCCTGCTGGATGTGATGATGCCTGGCGCCTTGGACGGTTACCAGGTCTGCGAGAAGGTCAAAGCAGACCCCGCACTGGCCGGCAACACCAAGGTCATCCTGCTTACTGCACGGGGCCAGAAAACGGACATTGAGCGTGGACACGAAGCCGGCTGTGACGCCTACCTGGTCAAACCCTTCAGTCCGATCGAACTGCTCGATACCGTAGACCGCCTGGTCCCATAA
- a CDS encoding PAS domain S-box protein, with protein MSHPDWLPRVRRHLTAPYSISTIIMGATLAVMVLLTVAYNAYTYHRIANETLRVAQTNATSVARMVAGSSSAALIAERLNALQSNAIDAVQLPGIDRISIYKPDGVNLMEVTRAHDGVHVDTGKSLGNSVVAGGLPTGGLDSDHFVAWQEVDKDNTLNNVWVRVDYSLENRDAELQRLWLQSFWMALILMGVVMLCLHLIIRKALAPVRELTEFAAQIPLRMGDEVHLPKASVEVSLLQAAINQASRGMALQVNRVQAIVNTAAEAIIGLDEFGRVSTTNPAASSMFGRTEDELLGQVIECCVPGLNEQALHEMFGQGMEHILSISRVTRHDFTGTRADGTLFPVEICLGEVKNDKTLRYACIVRDLTDERAAQETSELYERALASSHNAVFITNGKMEHQPIVYINDAFQKFVNLPRWDILGESLALLRGKNADDPGVRELMEAVREHRNANVTIHRELENGDVQIAEVSLSPVMSDKGTLTHFVGIVSDITARVRAEEAMAERRAQLDAIFSLSPDGFVMFDAQDQLVFANPAFERMTGLGKHASTPVSLSQFEQQLLALCDENQALPTMRGDQPDASWEEKLQLARPQRRVVQARSRRNEAGRRETILYFRDVTHEDQVDRMKSEFLTAAAHELRTPMVSIFGFSELLTRRKFTPERQTDMLQTIHRQSGLLVKMLNELLDLARIESRGGLDMQIAAHPLNETVENCIKGLMLKDTDRPVLYDTLPPLQVLMDPEKMQQALTNLLANAFKYSPQGGDVTLSVRTEEDEGVRYAVIDVRDQGIGMTPEQLERAFERFYRADASGNIPGTGLGLSLVKEIADLHKGRATLQSTFGEGTTASLWIPLAEA; from the coding sequence ATGAGCCATCCGGATTGGTTGCCAAGGGTCCGCCGTCATCTGACGGCCCCTTACAGCATCAGCACCATCATCATGGGAGCCACCCTGGCTGTCATGGTGCTGTTGACCGTGGCGTATAACGCCTACACCTACCACCGAATCGCGAACGAGACCCTGCGAGTCGCGCAGACCAATGCCACTTCCGTGGCGCGCATGGTGGCCGGCAGCAGCTCGGCCGCACTTATTGCCGAGCGCCTCAATGCACTGCAGTCCAATGCGATTGATGCGGTGCAGCTTCCTGGCATCGATCGCATCAGCATATACAAGCCCGATGGCGTGAACTTGATGGAAGTGACCCGTGCGCATGACGGCGTGCATGTGGACACTGGCAAAAGCCTGGGCAACTCGGTAGTGGCCGGCGGCTTGCCCACTGGCGGGCTAGACAGTGACCACTTTGTAGCCTGGCAGGAAGTCGACAAAGACAACACGCTGAATAACGTTTGGGTTCGCGTTGATTACAGCCTGGAGAATCGCGACGCCGAGTTGCAACGCCTGTGGTTGCAGTCCTTCTGGATGGCGTTGATCCTGATGGGGGTCGTCATGCTGTGCCTGCACCTCATCATTCGCAAGGCCTTGGCTCCGGTGCGCGAACTTACCGAGTTTGCAGCCCAGATTCCCCTGCGAATGGGTGACGAGGTCCACCTGCCCAAAGCCAGCGTAGAGGTAAGCCTGCTTCAAGCAGCCATCAACCAGGCAAGCCGTGGCATGGCCTTGCAGGTCAACCGCGTGCAGGCCATCGTGAACACGGCTGCAGAGGCCATCATCGGGCTGGATGAGTTCGGCCGCGTCAGCACCACCAACCCGGCTGCCTCCAGCATGTTCGGACGTACGGAAGACGAGCTGCTCGGTCAAGTCATCGAATGCTGCGTTCCCGGTCTGAATGAGCAAGCCCTGCACGAAATGTTCGGTCAGGGCATGGAACACATCCTCAGTATCAGCCGGGTCACACGCCATGACTTCACGGGCACCCGAGCAGATGGAACCTTGTTCCCGGTAGAAATTTGTCTGGGAGAAGTCAAGAACGACAAAACCCTGCGCTACGCCTGTATCGTCCGCGACCTGACCGACGAGCGGGCCGCACAAGAAACCTCCGAACTCTACGAACGTGCGCTGGCCAGTAGCCACAACGCCGTGTTCATTACCAATGGCAAGATGGAACACCAGCCCATCGTCTATATCAACGATGCGTTCCAGAAGTTTGTGAACCTGCCCCGATGGGACATTCTGGGCGAAAGCCTGGCGCTGCTGCGCGGCAAGAATGCAGACGACCCGGGTGTGCGCGAACTGATGGAGGCCGTGCGCGAACACCGCAACGCCAATGTCACCATCCACCGCGAGCTGGAAAACGGCGATGTCCAAATTGCTGAGGTGTCCTTGTCGCCAGTGATGTCAGACAAAGGCACGTTGACGCACTTTGTAGGCATCGTGTCGGACATCACCGCGCGGGTGCGTGCCGAGGAGGCCATGGCCGAAAGGCGCGCCCAGCTGGACGCCATCTTCAGCCTGAGCCCCGACGGCTTTGTGATGTTTGATGCGCAAGACCAGCTGGTGTTTGCCAACCCTGCGTTTGAGCGCATGACCGGTCTGGGCAAACATGCATCCACACCTGTAAGCCTCTCGCAGTTTGAACAACAACTGCTCGCCTTGTGCGATGAGAACCAGGCCCTCCCAACCATGCGGGGCGACCAACCCGATGCATCCTGGGAAGAAAAGCTGCAACTGGCCCGACCGCAACGCCGCGTGGTGCAAGCGCGGTCACGCCGGAACGAAGCTGGACGGCGCGAGACCATTCTTTACTTCCGCGACGTGACGCACGAAGACCAGGTGGACCGCATGAAGAGCGAGTTCCTTACTGCAGCGGCGCACGAGCTGCGTACGCCCATGGTGAGCATCTTCGGCTTCTCCGAGCTGTTGACGCGCCGCAAGTTCACGCCGGAGCGGCAGACCGACATGCTGCAGACCATTCACCGCCAATCAGGTTTGCTGGTCAAGATGTTGAACGAACTGCTGGACCTGGCGCGCATTGAGTCCCGCGGCGGTCTCGACATGCAGATTGCAGCACATCCCCTGAATGAAACAGTGGAAAACTGCATCAAGGGACTGATGCTCAAGGACACTGACCGCCCGGTGCTGTACGACACCCTGCCTCCCCTGCAAGTCCTGATGGACCCCGAGAAGATGCAACAGGCCTTGACCAACCTGCTGGCCAATGCGTTCAAATATTCCCCGCAAGGCGGGGACGTGACACTCTCTGTACGCACGGAAGAGGATGAGGGTGTGCGCTATGCCGTCATTGATGTGCGTGACCAGGGCATAGGCATGACACCGGAGCAACTGGAGCGCGCCTTCGAGCGCTTCTATCGCGCCGATGCCTCGGGCAATATTCCGGGCACGGGTTTGGGCCTGAGCCTGGTGAAAGAAATCGCTGACTTGCACAAGGGCCGCGCCACGCTGCAAAGCACCTTCGGCGAAGGCACCACAGCCAGTTTGTGGATCCCCTTGGCTGAGGCTTAA
- a CDS encoding response regulator, with the protein MRKIPSNDELMTTREVGEVLGVAVRTVQLWVESGVLPAWRTAGGHRRIARSAVERLTRERADMLAPVVHGATAPPTRALRLLVVEDDADLRQLFSMMVEGWRFPVELSTANDGFQGLVRIGQWMPDMVVTDLNMPGMNGFEMVRSLKMAGAEYANLQVVAVTALSAGDVADRGGLPEGTVVFQKPVDFSAIEDLARNRQMTLR; encoded by the coding sequence ATGCGAAAAATCCCGAGCAACGATGAACTCATGACCACCCGCGAGGTGGGCGAGGTGCTGGGTGTGGCCGTGCGCACGGTGCAGCTGTGGGTGGAGTCCGGCGTGTTGCCGGCCTGGCGTACAGCCGGTGGACACCGTCGCATTGCCCGTAGCGCTGTGGAACGGCTGACCCGCGAGCGGGCGGACATGCTGGCGCCCGTGGTGCACGGCGCGACTGCGCCGCCCACGCGGGCTTTGCGCCTCTTGGTGGTGGAAGACGACGCAGACTTGCGGCAACTCTTTTCCATGATGGTGGAGGGCTGGCGCTTCCCCGTAGAGCTCAGTACCGCCAACGATGGTTTTCAGGGCTTGGTGCGCATCGGGCAATGGATGCCGGACATGGTAGTCACCGACCTCAACATGCCGGGCATGAACGGTTTTGAGATGGTGCGCTCGCTCAAGATGGCGGGCGCCGAATACGCCAACCTCCAGGTGGTGGCCGTCACCGCACTGAGCGCGGGCGATGTGGCAGACCGGGGAGGTCTGCCGGAAGGCACCGTGGTGTTCCAGAAGCCGGTGGATTTTTCGGCGATAGAAGACTTGGCCCGTAACCGGCAGATGACCCTGCGCTAG
- a CDS encoding sensor histidine kinase produces MTITTDLQPTGTFAMTPVCPHSISSPLQGAVDAGLLLCEQPEVHAEVESLRAQVRLVQSLLDACDHAVLTMSSAGECVPANSLAGIWWPQACGKERDELRQWALSAPGLIAECTRIWTHGGRKVLAVKRVHVEPSVAAIYLRDVTQAHDIDRMKSDFLSAAAHELRTPLASIYGFAELMLVRTLGPEKQKELLGTIHRQAKSLIDLINELLDLSRIEARQGKDLNIVSCPLAALVESTVSGLHYKADKHRLVCDLRHGALSVLADPEKTRQALLNVLSNAVKYSPQGGTVTISTSLRGLAGQQQIGVQVRDEGMGMDEAQCRRAFERFYRAQPLGDIPGTGLGLSLVQEIMQLQQGEAELSSVPGAGTTVTLWLPAQALLPDDAATADPHLMH; encoded by the coding sequence TTGACTATAACTACTGATCTGCAACCCACCGGCACCTTTGCCATGACACCTGTCTGCCCCCATAGCATTTCCAGCCCTTTGCAGGGTGCAGTAGATGCTGGCCTGCTGCTGTGTGAGCAGCCCGAGGTCCATGCTGAAGTGGAGTCTCTGCGTGCGCAAGTACGGCTTGTGCAGAGCCTGCTGGATGCCTGCGACCACGCGGTGCTGACGATGTCCAGCGCCGGCGAATGTGTACCCGCCAATTCCCTGGCAGGCATATGGTGGCCACAAGCCTGCGGGAAAGAGCGGGATGAGTTGCGGCAGTGGGCCTTGTCAGCACCCGGCCTCATTGCGGAGTGCACACGCATCTGGACCCATGGTGGCCGCAAGGTCTTGGCTGTCAAGCGTGTGCACGTGGAGCCCTCAGTTGCAGCGATCTACCTGCGCGACGTCACCCAAGCCCACGATATAGACCGCATGAAGTCGGACTTCTTGTCCGCTGCGGCCCACGAGTTGCGCACCCCCTTGGCCAGCATTTACGGTTTTGCGGAGCTGATGCTGGTCCGCACTTTGGGGCCTGAAAAACAGAAAGAACTGCTGGGCACTATCCACCGGCAGGCCAAGTCCCTGATCGATTTGATCAATGAGTTGTTGGACTTGTCCCGCATCGAGGCCCGTCAGGGCAAAGACTTGAACATCGTGAGTTGCCCCTTGGCAGCGCTGGTGGAAAGTACGGTGAGCGGGCTGCATTACAAAGCCGACAAGCACCGTCTTGTGTGCGACCTGCGTCATGGCGCATTGAGCGTGTTGGCTGATCCGGAGAAGACCCGCCAAGCCCTGCTCAATGTGCTTTCCAATGCGGTGAAGTACTCCCCTCAAGGGGGTACGGTCACCATCTCCACAAGCTTGAGGGGCCTGGCAGGGCAGCAACAGATAGGCGTACAGGTGCGGGATGAAGGTATGGGCATGGATGAGGCCCAATGCCGCCGTGCATTCGAACGTTTTTACCGCGCCCAGCCGCTGGGCGATATTCCGGGCACGGGTTTGGGCCTGAGCCTGGTGCAGGAAATCATGCAGTTGCAGCAAGGTGAAGCCGAGCTCAGCAGTGTGCCTGGTGCCGGTACGACTGTCACCTTGTGGCTCCCTGCGCAAGCGCTGTTGCCGGATGACGCGGCGACAGCCGACCCCCATTTGATGCACTAA
- a CDS encoding response regulator, with the protein MTVERDVLTTQQAAKLLGLSTTSVQKMVINGELDAWITPGGHRRIFRSSVDQLLNSRNAGLAGVTGNRPLRILLVEDDPVQIAFFKALLARIGHSVQLTIINQAEQALDHIRALRPDLLVTDLVMEPMDGFTLVRVLGEEPGLDSLDVIALTAMSQQEITADARLPTRVVRYQKPLSADRLCGYLDALTVKLLEQEALCV; encoded by the coding sequence ATGACCGTAGAACGCGACGTTTTGACGACCCAGCAGGCGGCCAAGCTCTTGGGCTTGTCGACCACCTCCGTCCAGAAGATGGTGATCAACGGGGAGCTGGACGCCTGGATCACCCCCGGTGGCCACCGGCGCATCTTCCGCAGCAGCGTCGATCAACTGCTGAACTCGCGCAATGCCGGTTTGGCGGGGGTAACTGGCAATCGTCCCCTGCGTATCTTGCTGGTCGAAGACGACCCGGTGCAGATTGCTTTTTTCAAGGCACTGCTGGCCCGTATAGGCCACTCGGTGCAGCTCACCATCATCAATCAGGCAGAGCAGGCGCTAGACCACATTCGCGCCCTGCGGCCTGACCTGCTCGTGACCGATCTGGTGATGGAGCCCATGGATGGCTTTACTTTGGTACGGGTTTTGGGTGAAGAGCCGGGCTTGGATAGCCTTGATGTGATTGCACTGACTGCCATGTCGCAGCAGGAGATCACCGCCGATGCACGCCTGCCTACGCGCGTGGTGCGATACCAGAAACCATTGAGTGCCGACCGCCTTTGCGGCTATCTCGATGCGCTCACGGTAAAGCTGCTGGAACAGGAGGCACTTTGCGTTTGA
- a CDS encoding response regulator, with product MKKTILSVEDGVGLRRLIRMTLEYMGFHVLEAADGEEGLSMVREHRPDLVLMDVRMPGISGLTASAVMRSDPELSSIPIVMLTAAGATSDIAAGMASGAKAYLVKPFQPVELIEVVTRLIEEADPAFAALPGIEY from the coding sequence ATGAAAAAGACAATTTTGTCCGTTGAGGACGGGGTGGGGCTGCGACGATTAATCCGGATGACTCTGGAATATATGGGCTTTCACGTATTGGAGGCCGCGGATGGAGAGGAAGGCTTGTCAATGGTGCGTGAACATCGCCCTGACCTTGTACTGATGGATGTCCGAATGCCGGGCATCTCTGGTCTGACTGCATCAGCCGTTATGCGTTCAGATCCGGAGCTGAGCTCCATCCCAATTGTTATGTTGACTGCCGCAGGCGCCACATCTGACATCGCAGCTGGCATGGCGTCCGGTGCCAAAGCTTATCTAGTTAAACCATTTCAGCCGGTTGAACTTATCGAAGTTGTCACTCGATTGATCGAAGAGGCCGATCCCGCTTTTGCGGCACTACCCGGCATTGAGTATTGA
- a CDS encoding YdcF family protein produces the protein MFIFSKIVGWFTQPLTWLLLGLALAWLFSAKRPLLARRALGFGGLLLALIGWQPLPELLIRKLESRYPEIAPAADLSAYAGVVVLGGGTAAGRLQQSHSQPLINDGGERLAVSAALALRHPALPLVYTGGEGDPAGGGPSEAARARQFYESFRIPATQVRYEAESRNTYENAVLTAKVPGVNPQDRWLLMTSAWHMPRAMATFEKAGWNVTAYPVDYRAEDVTIWTRYSLLGGVSDWQLVLNELVGLAAYRLTGRL, from the coding sequence ATGTTCATCTTTTCAAAAATCGTGGGCTGGTTCACGCAGCCACTGACCTGGTTGCTGCTGGGCTTGGCGCTGGCGTGGCTTTTCTCCGCGAAGCGGCCTCTGCTGGCCCGGCGTGCGTTGGGGTTTGGCGGGCTTCTACTGGCGCTGATCGGCTGGCAACCCTTGCCCGAGTTGTTGATACGGAAGCTGGAATCCCGCTACCCGGAAATTGCGCCGGCAGCCGACTTGTCCGCCTACGCAGGCGTGGTGGTGCTGGGCGGGGGTACGGCGGCCGGGCGCTTGCAGCAAAGCCACTCGCAACCGTTGATCAATGATGGCGGGGAACGCTTGGCGGTGTCTGCAGCGCTGGCATTACGTCACCCGGCATTGCCCCTGGTCTATACCGGTGGTGAAGGCGATCCGGCAGGCGGTGGCCCGAGTGAAGCAGCGCGTGCCCGGCAGTTTTATGAGAGCTTTCGTATTCCTGCCACACAAGTGCGCTATGAAGCGGAGTCCCGCAACACCTACGAAAACGCCGTGCTTACCGCCAAGGTCCCCGGAGTGAACCCGCAAGACCGCTGGCTGCTCATGACTTCCGCCTGGCATATGCCTCGCGCCATGGCCACGTTTGAAAAAGCGGGCTGGAATGTCACTGCGTATCCGGTGGACTACCGCGCCGAAGACGTGACGATCTGGACCCGCTATTCCCTGTTAGGCGGTGTCTCTGACTGGCAGCTGGTGCTCAACGAGCTGGTCGGTCTGGCGGCATACCGCCTCACGGGCCGGCTGTAG
- a CDS encoding hemolysin family protein, translating into MDFLLILVLTLLNGVFAMSELALTASRKVRLQTMVETGDKGAKAALALLDNPTQFLSVVQVGITSIGMLNGIVGEAAFSDGVAQWLSHHFTMSQRVAEVSATALVVTGITFITILFGELVPKRIGQLYPETVARALAIPMTWVATGAKPFVKLLAYATQATLRLLRLNATDNRAVTEEEISASLEEGVDAGIIEEHEHQMVRNVFHLDDRPLTSMMLPRVDIAWMEANLSVKAALELAGDSREHHGHSWYPVCRGSLDNVVGVVSVSRLLAMGPGYTGTVDSLAEQAVFVPETLTGMELIEQFRVKSARMVFVVDEYGVVQGLMTPHDLLEAITGELQPDAQEQAWATLQQDGQWMLDGLMPVGELKVRLDIEDELPDEERGRYNTLAGLLMAVTGQLPQPGAKIVVGEWTFEVVTLEGRRIDQVLARKVIPA; encoded by the coding sequence ATGGATTTCCTGCTCATTCTTGTCCTTACCCTGTTGAACGGCGTGTTCGCCATGTCGGAACTGGCGCTGACGGCCAGCCGCAAGGTCAGGCTGCAAACCATGGTCGAGACCGGAGACAAGGGGGCCAAGGCAGCCTTGGCCCTGCTGGACAACCCGACGCAGTTTTTGTCCGTGGTGCAGGTGGGCATTACCTCCATCGGCATGCTCAACGGCATTGTGGGTGAGGCCGCGTTCAGTGACGGGGTTGCGCAGTGGTTGTCTCACCACTTCACCATGTCACAGCGGGTGGCTGAGGTGTCTGCCACCGCATTGGTAGTGACCGGCATTACCTTCATCACCATCCTGTTCGGCGAACTGGTACCCAAGCGCATCGGGCAGCTATACCCTGAGACTGTGGCGCGTGCACTGGCTATACCCATGACCTGGGTTGCCACCGGCGCCAAGCCTTTTGTGAAACTGCTGGCGTACGCCACGCAGGCCACCTTGCGCTTACTGCGCCTGAACGCCACCGACAACCGTGCGGTGACTGAAGAAGAAATCTCGGCCAGCCTGGAAGAAGGTGTGGACGCCGGCATCATTGAAGAGCACGAGCACCAGATGGTGCGCAATGTGTTCCACCTCGACGACCGGCCCCTGACCAGCATGATGCTTCCCCGTGTAGACATTGCGTGGATGGAGGCCAATCTCAGCGTCAAGGCGGCGCTGGAGCTAGCAGGTGATAGCCGCGAGCACCATGGTCACTCCTGGTACCCCGTGTGCCGCGGCTCGCTGGACAACGTGGTGGGTGTGGTGAGCGTGTCCCGCCTGTTGGCCATGGGGCCCGGTTACACCGGCACTGTGGATTCCCTGGCAGAGCAGGCGGTATTCGTGCCGGAGACGCTGACCGGTATGGAGCTGATTGAGCAGTTCCGCGTCAAGTCGGCGCGCATGGTGTTTGTGGTGGACGAGTACGGTGTGGTGCAGGGTTTGATGACGCCGCACGACCTGCTGGAAGCCATTACCGGAGAGCTGCAGCCCGATGCGCAGGAACAGGCCTGGGCCACCCTGCAACAGGACGGCCAATGGATGCTCGATGGCCTGATGCCGGTGGGTGAACTCAAAGTCCGCCTGGACATTGAGGACGAGTTGCCGGACGAAGAGCGCGGCCGTTACAACACCCTCGCTGGCTTGTTGATGGCGGTCACCGGCCAGCTACCCCAGCCCGGTGCCAAGATTGTGGTGGGCGAGTGGACCTTTGAGGTCGTGACGCTGGAAGGCCGCCGCATCGATCAGGTGCTGGCGCGCAAGGTCATCCCGGCTTAA
- a CDS encoding symmetrical bis(5'-nucleosyl)-tetraphosphatase gives MAMYLIGDIQGCDSALEQLTRLIDFSPSRDTLYLLGDLVNRGPESADVLRRLMRYGASARCLLGNHDLHLLAVSYGVRKPGKKDTLTDLLQADDAPALLHWLHHQKLALLEKVGDTKLLMVHAGVLPAWTATKTIALATEVEAALQGPDASGFFRQMYGNGPDTWDDSLQGAERLRLIVNALTRLRYCTPEGTMEFAHSGGLTEAPEGYVPWFDTPNRQTAGDVVAFGHWSTLGWLNRPDAFALDSGCVWGGCLSALRVAPAASGGLDAELLQVKCAQSQAPGD, from the coding sequence ATGGCAATGTACCTTATCGGTGATATCCAGGGCTGCGACAGCGCACTGGAACAACTCACCCGACTGATCGACTTCTCCCCCAGCCGCGACACCCTGTACCTGCTGGGCGACTTGGTGAACCGTGGCCCCGAGTCGGCGGACGTGTTGCGCCGCCTGATGCGCTACGGCGCCTCAGCCCGCTGCCTGCTGGGTAACCACGACCTGCACCTGTTGGCCGTGAGCTACGGCGTGCGCAAACCCGGAAAGAAAGACACCCTCACCGATTTGCTGCAGGCCGACGACGCCCCTGCCCTGCTGCACTGGCTGCATCACCAGAAGCTGGCTCTGTTGGAGAAAGTGGGGGATACAAAACTATTAATGGTCCATGCCGGCGTTCTACCTGCGTGGACAGCTACCAAAACCATAGCACTCGCCACAGAAGTCGAAGCCGCCCTTCAAGGTCCGGATGCCTCAGGCTTCTTCCGCCAGATGTACGGCAATGGCCCTGACACCTGGGATGACAGCTTGCAAGGCGCAGAAAGGCTGCGGTTGATCGTCAACGCGCTCACACGCCTGCGCTACTGCACGCCCGAGGGCACCATGGAGTTCGCGCATTCGGGAGGGCTAACAGAGGCGCCTGAGGGCTATGTGCCCTGGTTCGATACGCCGAACCGCCAAACCGCAGGCGATGTAGTGGCCTTCGGCCATTGGTCCACGCTGGGCTGGTTGAACCGCCCTGATGCCTTTGCCTTGGACAGTGGTTGCGTGTGGGGCGGATGCCTCAGTGCACTGCGTGTCGCACCCGCTGCATCGGGCGGGCTGGACGCCGAGTTGCTGCAAGTGAAGTGCGCCCAGTCCCAGGCTCCCGGGGACTGA